One window of Cohnella hashimotonis genomic DNA carries:
- a CDS encoding D-2-hydroxyacid dehydrogenase: protein MRTIVSLFGFDPEQERRIQAAAPGCNVIFGKPADLDLGLLEEAEVLCGWWKAAWEKGAGTPGKLKWVQTGSAGVDNLPLGELEARGVVLTTASGVHPVPMTETVFAMLLAFTRKLHHAVRNQTARKWARSEGYGELRGLTLAVIGAGEIGAEVARIAQAFGMRTLGVRRSGRPAPHIDDMHTPERLDDVLAESDVVVNVLPHTAETVRLFDAGRFGAMKPSALFINIGRGTAVDTDALTEALRSGAIAGAGLDVVEPEPLPAEHPLWAMDNVIITPHIGGATKAYKARMTDLFVENLQAYLSKGTPARNIVDYARSY from the coding sequence ATGCGCACGATCGTCAGCCTGTTCGGGTTCGATCCCGAGCAGGAGAGGCGGATACAAGCCGCAGCCCCCGGCTGCAACGTCATCTTCGGCAAACCGGCGGACCTGGACCTCGGCCTGCTTGAGGAGGCGGAGGTGCTGTGCGGGTGGTGGAAGGCAGCCTGGGAAAAGGGCGCCGGAACCCCGGGCAAGCTGAAATGGGTACAGACAGGCTCCGCCGGCGTCGACAATCTGCCCCTGGGCGAGCTCGAAGCGCGCGGCGTCGTGCTGACGACCGCGAGCGGCGTACATCCGGTGCCGATGACCGAGACGGTATTTGCGATGCTGCTGGCCTTCACCCGCAAGCTGCACCATGCGGTACGCAATCAGACGGCGCGCAAATGGGCGCGTTCCGAAGGCTACGGCGAGCTCCGCGGCCTTACGCTTGCCGTCATCGGCGCGGGCGAGATCGGCGCGGAGGTCGCGCGCATCGCGCAGGCGTTCGGCATGCGGACCTTAGGCGTTCGGCGCAGCGGGCGCCCCGCCCCTCACATAGACGACATGCATACGCCGGAGCGGCTGGACGACGTGCTGGCCGAGAGCGACGTCGTCGTTAACGTATTACCGCATACCGCGGAGACCGTTCGCCTGTTCGATGCGGGACGGTTCGGCGCGATGAAGCCGTCCGCCCTCTTCATCAACATCGGCCGCGGCACGGCGGTCGATACGGACGCCTTGACCGAAGCGCTGCGCAGCGGCGCGATCGCCGGCGCGGGACTCGACGTCGTCGAACCGGAACCCCTCCCTGCGGAGCATCCGCTCTGGGCGATGGACAACGTCATCATCACGCCACACATCGGCGGCGCGACCAAGGCGTACAAAGCGCGCATGACGGATCTGTTCGTGGAAAATCTGCAAGCCTATTTATCTAAGGGCACGCCGGCGCGGAATATCGTAGATTACGCAAGAAGCTATTAA